The Euphorbia lathyris chromosome 3, ddEupLath1.1, whole genome shotgun sequence genome contains a region encoding:
- the LOC136224887 gene encoding pentatricopeptide repeat-containing protein At3g26630, chloroplastic-like: MMFACLSSSSNAPYQTPFLNSHSFTGKPKFGSQEAFILLQNCSDFTHLKLVHAKIIRHCFLNDQLLIRKLLHLCFSYGEPDYATLLFHQIQHPHTFTWNFMIRAYTVNGSSPYALLLYNLMICRGFPPDKFTFPFVIKACLAASALDKGKEIHGLAIKTGFSKDTFLHNTLMDLYFKCGDLDYGRNVFDNMRVRSVVSWTTFVSGLVSCGELDAARKAFDQMPTRNVVSWTAMINGYVRNQRSQEAFELFSRMQLDNVRPNDFTLVELLKACTELGSLELGTRIHDYALQNGFEIGVFLGTALIDMYSKCGSLEGAKQVFDKMEIRSLPTWNSMITSFGVHGYGKEALILFAQMEEANVQPDAITFVGVLCACVNVNDVEEADRHFKNMTECYGITPVLEHYTCMIQLYTRSNMLSEANKLVSSMPMKLNSSEAGALIWPIIIDNDAKDEKLFEHHDCQKKYHDWLGF; the protein is encoded by the exons ATGATGTTTGCATGcctttcatcttcttcaaatGCACCTTACCAGACCCCATTTCTAAATTCTCACTCTTTCACTGGTAAGCCTAAGTTTGGTTCTCAAGAAGCTTTCATCTTGCTTCAGAATTGCTCTGATTTCACCCATCTCAAGCTCGTTCATGCCAAGATCATTCGCCACTGCTTTCTAAATGATCAGTTGCTTATTAGGAAGTTGCTTCACTTATGCTTCTCTTACGGGGAACCGGACTATGCTACGCTCCTTTTTCATCAAATCCAACACCCTCATACCTTTACTTGGAATTTCATGATTAGAGCCTATACCGTTAACGGAAGCTCTCCATATGCTCTTCTTCTTTACAATCTCATGATCTGCCGTGGATTTCCGCCTGATAAATTCACTTTTCCTTTCGTTATTAAAGCTTGTTTGGCTGCTTCTGCTCTTGACAAAGGAAAAGAAATTCATGGGTTAGCAATTAAAACTGGATTTTCGAAAGACACTTTTCTGCATAACACTCTGATGGATCTTTATTTCAAGTGCGGGGATTTGGATTATGGGCGTAATGTGTTTGACAATATGCGTGTGCGAAGTGTTGTCTCATGGACTACTTTTGTTTCTGGGCTTGTTTCCTGCGGCGAATTAGATGCTGCCCGTAAGGCTTTCGATCAAATGCCAACTAGAAATGTTGTTTCTTGGACGGCAATGATTAATGGGTACGTGAGGAACCAACGATCTCAGGAggcatttgaattgttttcgaGGATGCAGCTTGATAATGTGAGACCCAACGACTTTACTCTAGTGGAATTACTAAAAGCATGTACTGAACTAGGAAGTCTTGAGTTGGGTACACGTATTCATGACTATGCTTTGCAAAACGGGTTCGAAATTGGGGTTTTTCTCGGGACTGCTCTAATTGATATGTATAGCAAATGTGGTAGTTTGGAAGGCGCCAAGCAAGTATTTGACAAGATGGAAATCAGGAGCTTGCCTACTTGGAATTCAATGATCACCAGCTTTGGGGTTCATGGATATGGCAAGGAGGCCCTTATTCTTTTTGCGCAGATGGAGGAGGCAAATGTCCAGCCAGATGCAATCACATTTGTTGGCGTTTTGTGTGCTTGCGTGAATGTGAATGATGTAGAAGAGGCTGATAGGCACTTCAAAAATATGACTGAGTGCTACGGTATTACCCCTGTTTTAGAACATTACACATGTATGATTCAACTGTATACTCGCTCAAACATGCTGAGTGAGGCTAACAAATTAGTGAGCTCTATGCCAATGAAGCTAAATAGCAGTGAAGCAGGAGCATTGATTTGGCCTATTATCATTGATAATGACGCCAAAGACGAGAAACTGTTTGAGCACCACG attgccaaaagaagtatCATGACTGGCTTGGCTTTTGA